From a single Daphnia pulex isolate KAP4 chromosome 2, ASM2113471v1 genomic region:
- the LOC124210401 gene encoding inhibitor of growth protein 4-like produces MTSAVYLEHYLDSLESLPIELQRNFSLMRDLDNRAQSLMKEIDSHAEDYLKVVSQTSPEKRKEQMERIQKLFNKAKEYGDDKVQLAIQTYELVDKHIRRLDSDLARFETEIKEKSSVATLSAEEDTPPAVKKDKKKMVEKVEKKKKGNKANISTACEAPVKVDEGPARKKSSKKNVAVATTPESSSSFGLSTIGHSADVLDMPVDPNEPTYCLCHQVSYGEMIGCDNPDCPIEWFHFACVSLTTKPKGKWFCPKCSADRKKK; encoded by the exons ATGACAAGTGCAGTTTACCTTGAGCACTACTTGGACA GTTTAGAATCGTTGCCTATTGAACTACAGAGAAACTTTTCTCTAATGAGAGATTTGGACAATCGAGCACAATCCTTGATGAAAGAAATTGATTCCCATGCTGAAGACTACCTAAAAGTAGTCTCTCAAACAAgtccagaaaaaagaaaagaacaaatggAAAGGATTCAGAAGCTTTTCAATAAAGCAAAAGAATATGGAGATGATAAAGTCCAACTAGCCATTCAGACTTATGAATTG GTTGACAAGCACATCAGGCGTCTTGACTCTGATCTGGCGAGATTTGAAACAGAAATTAAAGAGAAATCGTCTGTTGCAACACTCTCAGCAGAAGAGGATACTCCACCTGCAGTCAAAA aagacaaaaagaaaatggtggaaaaagttgaaaagaaaaagaaaggaaacaaagCAAATATTAGCACTGCCTGTGAAGCTCCTGTTAAAG TTGATGAAGGCCCAGCTCGTAAAAAATCTAGTAAGAAGAACGTTGCTGTTGCAACGACTCCAGAAAGCTCCTCCTCTTTTGGACTCTCTACCATCGGGCATTCGGCTGATGTTCTTGATATGCCGGTAGATCCGAACGAACCCACTTACTGCCTTTGCCACCAGGTTTCTTATGGAGAAATGATTGGCTGCGATAATCCTGAC TGTCCAATCGAATGGTTTCACTTTGCCTGTGTCAGCCTAACAACCAAACCGAAGGGGAAATGGTTCTGCCCGAAATGTTCCGCCGATCGGAAAAAGAAGTGA
- the LOC124210402 gene encoding uncharacterized protein LOC124210402 encodes MKYLILAVIFCQVLCLLADGEFDENVADLQDGFDESQTLARPRHFRMEKYQRHPWWIRPRSRRKKNKKVNRSGLPKRMQSHQHRRRMQSSSDDFHPVDDKNELGQMADFDSISQSRRYEDETALDPRRIRIRIRLRQRGPVKRHARQGKKRSKKVAMKLAQKLATKEAMALILKDFLRNNNKVSSKKAARKASNGFRRMGQFALHGKRRRGMKLRAKKRKN; translated from the exons ATGAAG TATTTGATCTTGGCTGTCATTTTTTGCCAAGTTCTTTGTCTGCTAGCAGACGGTGAATTCGACGAAAATGTTGCTGATCTACAGGATGGTTTTGATGAATCGCAAACATTGGCTCGGCCTCGTCACTTCAGAATGGAAAAGTACCAACGGCATCCGTGGTGGATTCGCCCACGatcgagaagaaagaagaacaagaaagtTAATAGAAGCGGTTTGCCTAAACGGATGCAGTCTCATCAACACAGGAGGAGAATGCAGAGCTCGAGTGACGATTTTCACCCCGTGGATGATAAAAACGAGTTAGGTCAAATGGCCGATTTCGATTCCATCAGCCAGAGTCGTCGGTATGAAGACGAGACTGCGCTGGACCCACGCCGCATCCGAATTCGTATCCGTCTAAGGCAACGAGGTCCGGTCAAACGCCACGCCAGACAAGGCAAGAAACGATCGAAGAAGGTTGCGATGAAACTGGCCCAAAAACTCGCAACCAAAGAGGCGATGGCGttaattttgaaagatttcCTACGTAATAACAATAAAGTCTCTTCGAAAAAGGCCGCGCGGAAGGCATCCAATGGCTTTCGGCGGATGGGCCAGTTTGCGCTTCACGGCAAAAGACGTCGAGGCATGAAGCTCCGGgccaagaaaaggaagaactAG